The Marinomonas sp. CT5 genome contains the following window.
AGGATTTCATATTGTTCCCAGTAACGGTTGAACTCCATCGAAGCGGCTTGCATCATGCTCAATCTCGCTTGCCAGCGAGGATCATCCATATGCTTTGCCATTGCGGCCCGGAAGCTCCCCGCAATACGCGATAAAATCCCCTCCTTATCGTCCATCCGTACCTGCCATTCATGGTTAGTAAAGGCTAAATACATGCAGTTACGGTGTTCATCTGGTAACGACGCTAAATCCACCCCCATTAACACTCGATAAGCATGATTAAAGCCCAAAATATCAAAACGCGCATTTTGCACTATCGCTGGCATGGGATTCAGTTGGTCTAGAATCATTTGATTCACTGATGATAGCTTCTGACATTGTCGCTGGTACTCAGCTGGTCGGGACAATCCTGACAAGGTAAACACATGGGCAGTTTCTACCTCACTACATTGTAATGCTTTGGCTATCGCACTTAAGGTGGCAACAGAAGCATTCACTTCCCGACCTTGCTCTAACCAGGTATACCAAGTAGTACTTACGTCCGCCAGCATAGCCACTTCTTCACGTCGTAAGCCAGGCGTGCGTCGCCGGCCACTGTGTAAAATACCCAAGCGCGAAGGGTCTAAACTTTCCCGGCGCCGACGCAAATACAACCCAAGCTCTTTGCGATTATCTTGAGCAATAAAGCCAACGGTTTTTGTACCGTGTTGTTGATGGGAATCAAGCAAGGCGGTTGTCATACTCTCTTTTCCATAACATAGATCTACTGAATAAAAAGCCAAACAGGTAGTTTTAATACTAGGATAACTAAACACTGGTACCTGTTTAACGGTTTTCACATACTGTCGACCATTCAATGATAAATCAAGAGAAACTGAGCAAATGACGACAACAGCAAAGACACTTAGCCGAGCTGGTTTGATCATCCTGATGGCTGGTCAGCTACTGCCATTAATTGATTTTTCCATCGTCAACGTAGCGCTCGCTTCCATTGCGGAGTCCCTCCATGCCAGCCATATTCAACTCGAGTTAATGGTGGCCGCCTATGGTGTGAGTTTCGCGGTGTGCTTAGCAATGTGCGGACGACTAGGCGATAACTTTGGCCGCCGTCGTTTGTTCATTCTCGGCGTCTGGGTCTTTGGTATTGCCTCTCTCGCTTGTGGGGTCGCCTCTTCCATCCATGGACTCTTGTTCGCTCGTGCCCTTCAAGGTGTCGGCGCCGCCATGATTGTGCCGCAAATTCTCGCCACCTTGCATGTCACCCTAACAGGCAAACGTCACTCTTTTGCAATTGGCCTCTATGGCGCTATTGGTGGTCTAGCCTTTGTCCTAGGGCAGGTTCTCGGTGGCTTTTTAGTCTCTGGCGATGTGGCAGGATTGGGCTGGCGCAGTGTCTTTTTGATCAATATTCCCGTTTGTCTCGGCATTCTTATTTTTGCTCGTATTTGGTTGCCTGAAAGTCGTTCAGAACACCCTGCCAATGTGGACTGGCCTGGCACCTTTGTTCTTGCGGCAGCACTGCTTTGCCTACTGATTCCTGTCTCGCTTGGACCGGAATATCATTGGTCATGGCCATTTATCATTATGCTCTTAGGTGTTATGCCTCTTTTGTATGCATTCTGGAACATTGAAAAGCATCAAGAAAATCGTCAGCGCTTCCCGTTAATGCCGCCAAGACTATTACGTCTTCATTCCATTCAATTTGGCTTTATTCTGGCAATCTTTATGTTCGCCAGCTGGAGCGGTTTTATGTTCTCCGTCGCCCTAACTTTTCAATCTGGTTTAGGCAAATCTCCGCTAGAATCCGGTAATGCGTTTATCATGCTGGGGATGTCGTATTTTGTGGGATCTCTTCTCACGGCAAAAATATCCAACCGCATTGGCAAGCTCAATACGCTGTTTTTAGGTTGTGCATTACAAATACCTGGGCTACTTGGCTTGGCATGGACTTTCTATCATTTTTGGCCAAATATAGGCATTACGACCTTACTACCAACTACCTTATTTATCGGGTTAGGACAGTCTTTTATCGTCGGCAGCTTTTTTCGCATTGGCTTATCCGAAGTGGCTTCGAAAGATGCTGGAGCAGGCAGTGCCATGCTGACGACCATACAACAAGCCGCCTTTGGTCTAGGGTCCGCTCTCCTCGGCTCCATCGCCTATCAAACCTTTGATATCACCCAAAGTCACAAAATCGCCATATCCACCACCTTATGCGCCGAAGTGTGTTTGATGGGCATCTTAGTCGTCTTTGGCCTTATCTATCGTCGCAAATTGCATCATATTTAAACAAACCGTCAAGGAGCATGAGTAGCCCAAACAGCACAAACAATTCCATTAAAACAAACATAGAATTCAGCTAAAACTAAGGAAGGTGCGAACAAGTCCTCTTGTCTCAGCATGTGGATAAAAGCCTGTTATTCGAGGCGAGTAGCGAATGTGAATAGTGGTTCTATTTTCGAGGTGCTCAACAAAGAATACAGGCTTTTAGGCCATGCCCTGCGGGTCTTTCAGAGAAAACGCCACATGTCGTTGCGACTCTTTAAAAGGTACCTACATTCCTTCAGAGTCGCGCCTTATTTGACGATTTCTCTGAAAGACTGAGGCTTAGTAGACTTATTCGCACTTTCCCTAAGTAACGCTTTTTAGCTGGCCTATAATTCAATACACTACTCACTCCTTACCACATATGGCTCATCCATTATGAATCACTTTCAAAAAGCTTTAATCAAGTTATTGGCTTATTCATTGTGGATTTTTGGCACAACCTCTATTCAAGCAAACCCACCAGCATCCGTGATAAAACCATCTGGATACAGCCAATCCGAGCTTGATACCGCTTTACTTAACTTCTACCAAGATTGGAAGGCAACTTACCTAGTTCAACAATGTGGTGAAGGTCGCTATTTGGTGGATATGGCAGCAGATGGAAATACAGTGGAAGGAGGCACAGCGGCGTCTACGTTAACGACATCAGAAGCCCATGGCTATGGTATGTTAATTATGGTGATGATGGCCGACTTTGACCCACAGGCAAAACGCATTTTTGATGGCATGGTAGATTTTTTTCATGATCATCCCGCCCAATCAGCCCGTGGGTTGATGGCTTGGAACCAATTAAGAAACTGTAAAGAGGCGGGCGAGAATGTCGGTGGTCGTCATAGCGCCAGCGACGGCGACATGGATATTGCCTATGCCTTTTTACTCGCTGACAAAAAATGGGGCAGTTCTGGAAAAATAAACTATAAGCACGAAGCCATAAATGTCATCACAGCCATTAGGCAACATGAGGTTGACCCTGAAAACCATTTTATTCGCCTAGGTGATTGGGTCGATGACATCGATGATGGCCAGTACGCCAATACGACTCGATCCTCTGATTTTATGGTCTCTCATCTAAAAGCCTACGCAGATGCAACGGGCGATAAAAGTTGGAACAAAGTAAGGGATACCACTTACGCCATCATGGCAAGCATTCGTCAAACGGACAGTCCCAAAACCGCACTCATGCCAGACTTTATCGTCGGTCTCCCCCATCATCCGCAACCTGCCAAGGCCATGTTTTTGGAAGGCGGAGACGATGGCGCCTACTCTTGGAATGCAGCGCGTTATCCTTGGCGTGTTGCTCTGGACTATCGACTATATGGTGATAAAAGAGCGCGATCTGCTTTAGCACCAATCAATCAATGGATCATCAACATCACCCATGGCGATCCTAAAAGAATCGCCGATACCTATGCTCTTGATGGAACCTATTCAAAAGACAGTGGTTTTAACTCCATGGCATTTGTCTCCATGTTTGCTGTGTCAGCTACCATAGATCCATCTAACCAAGCGTGGCTAAACGCCCTATGGGAAAACATCAAAAACAAGCCGGTCGAAAATGAAGACTACTTTGGCAACACCCTAAAAATGCTTGCCATGATCACGATTACCGGACACTGGGACAAACCTTTACACCTGTAGCGCTAACGCGTCTCGTAAAGGCTGCATGAGAGCCTGAGGTTCAACAGATGTTAACGCCACCGAGTCGCATTGTTGAAATTCGCTGAATGCTTTGACAGCTTCAACAAAAGCATCCATTACCACCTCATCATCAAAGCTATACGGCCCCAAATATAGAGATTTGATTTCTAGACGGCGTTCTTTACGATGGGCTTTGCAATCCATACGACCGATGAACTCTCCTCGATACAATAGAGGCAGACAAAAGTAACCATATTGGCGTTTCGGTTCTGGGACATAGCATTCGATCTGATAATCATATTGAAACAGACTTTTAAGGCGGTCTCTCTGAATCACGCTGTTATCAAAGGGTGACAAAATTAGCAGTCGATTATTCAAACGAGGCAAGCGACGCTCTAGCGCATCTGGCTCGATGACAAACACTTCGCCACTAGGAATCTTTATCTGCTCCAACAATCCTTGCGCGAAGCGCTCGTCTACTAAATTTTTTACCACCTTGCGTAGCCCTGTATTACGGCGTAGATAGGTCAATCCCTTTAAAGAAGCAAGCCCATGACAACGCAACTGCTGTTCGATTAAATGATTGCCAAACTCTTCCAAATTAGGGAGTGTTGTATCCACATGGGAGGGTAAAACTCGCTCGGTTAAATCATAGACTTTCTGAAAGCCCTCGCGATCACAAACCATCAGATCCCCTTGCATATAAAGTTGCTCAAGGGCTTTCTTCGCTGGCTTCCAATCCCACCAGCCAGCCGCATTATTGCTGGATTTGGCTTCGATATCTCGAGAACGTAACGGTCCATCAGAAGCAACACGAGCCAACAGCTCTGCCATCAATTTTTTATCTGGATCTTTGTACCAATGGGTTTGACCGCTTTTTAGAGCCTGCTTGTAAGGTAAGGAAAAACGAAAATCCTCCATAGGCAAAAACGCCGCCGCGTGTGACCAATACTCAAACACATCGCCATTCAGCAACAGTTTATTGATCATCGAAGGCTCGAACTTAGGCACTCTTGAATGCAGCACATGGTGATGTGCTCGCTCCACTACAGAAATGGTATCGATCTGCACGTAACCTAAATGCGCCAAGGCCCTTCGCGCCCCAGCCAACCCAGAGCCAAACGGACTGACCTGTAACAAACCTTGGGAGGCCAAAGCAAGACGACGCAGACGGGCTAGGTCTTTAGTGGATTTAAGTTCAATCATGGCTAATTAAAGGCATATTGCGGCTTACCCACGACGTTTTTCCACTTTCAATCACGTCACTAAGCTCAGATATTGGTAATGGATAACTGAATAAATAGCCCTGATAAAGTGAGCAACCGATAGAATTGAGTGCCATCAGCTGTTTCTCATTTTCAACGCCTTCTGCAATCACCACCAAATTCAAATCTTGGCTAAGATGTATAACCGTATTGACGATTGAAAAACTTCGCTTATCCGTTAGCAAATCACTGATAAAGGATTTATCTATTTTCAATTGATCTAATGGTAAGCGCTTAAGTAAATTCAACGAGGAAAAACCCGTTCCAAAGTCATCTAATGACCATGTCACTCCAACCTCTTTCAGGTCATTCATCTTTTGAATAACCACATCAATGTCATCAGCCAAAGCCGTTTCAGTTAGCTCTAACTTTAGTTTAGATGGCTCCGCACCACTCAAAGACAGAATACTCTTAACTTCTTGAACAAAGCTTGGTTGACGAAATTGCGTAGCACTCACATTAACCGCAATAGTCAAATGATGAGTCTGAGGTGATTTTGCCCATTCAGCTAACTGAGCACAAGCAGTACGCAATCCCCATTCCCCCATAGGGATAATAAGACCGGTTTC
Protein-coding sequences here:
- a CDS encoding crosslink repair DNA glycosylase YcaQ family protein, whose amino-acid sequence is MIELKSTKDLARLRRLALASQGLLQVSPFGSGLAGARRALAHLGYVQIDTISVVERAHHHVLHSRVPKFEPSMINKLLLNGDVFEYWSHAAAFLPMEDFRFSLPYKQALKSGQTHWYKDPDKKLMAELLARVASDGPLRSRDIEAKSSNNAAGWWDWKPAKKALEQLYMQGDLMVCDREGFQKVYDLTERVLPSHVDTTLPNLEEFGNHLIEQQLRCHGLASLKGLTYLRRNTGLRKVVKNLVDERFAQGLLEQIKIPSGEVFVIEPDALERRLPRLNNRLLILSPFDNSVIQRDRLKSLFQYDYQIECYVPEPKRQYGYFCLPLLYRGEFIGRMDCKAHRKERRLEIKSLYLGPYSFDDEVVMDAFVEAVKAFSEFQQCDSVALTSVEPQALMQPLRDALALQV
- a CDS encoding glycosyl hydrolase family 8, with amino-acid sequence MNHFQKALIKLLAYSLWIFGTTSIQANPPASVIKPSGYSQSELDTALLNFYQDWKATYLVQQCGEGRYLVDMAADGNTVEGGTAASTLTTSEAHGYGMLIMVMMADFDPQAKRIFDGMVDFFHDHPAQSARGLMAWNQLRNCKEAGENVGGRHSASDGDMDIAYAFLLADKKWGSSGKINYKHEAINVITAIRQHEVDPENHFIRLGDWVDDIDDGQYANTTRSSDFMVSHLKAYADATGDKSWNKVRDTTYAIMASIRQTDSPKTALMPDFIVGLPHHPQPAKAMFLEGGDDGAYSWNAARYPWRVALDYRLYGDKRARSALAPINQWIINITHGDPKRIADTYALDGTYSKDSGFNSMAFVSMFAVSATIDPSNQAWLNALWENIKNKPVENEDYFGNTLKMLAMITITGHWDKPLHL
- a CDS encoding MFS transporter codes for the protein MTTTAKTLSRAGLIILMAGQLLPLIDFSIVNVALASIAESLHASHIQLELMVAAYGVSFAVCLAMCGRLGDNFGRRRLFILGVWVFGIASLACGVASSIHGLLFARALQGVGAAMIVPQILATLHVTLTGKRHSFAIGLYGAIGGLAFVLGQVLGGFLVSGDVAGLGWRSVFLINIPVCLGILIFARIWLPESRSEHPANVDWPGTFVLAAALLCLLIPVSLGPEYHWSWPFIIMLLGVMPLLYAFWNIEKHQENRQRFPLMPPRLLRLHSIQFGFILAIFMFASWSGFMFSVALTFQSGLGKSPLESGNAFIMLGMSYFVGSLLTAKISNRIGKLNTLFLGCALQIPGLLGLAWTFYHFWPNIGITTLLPTTLFIGLGQSFIVGSFFRIGLSEVASKDAGAGSAMLTTIQQAAFGLGSALLGSIAYQTFDITQSHKIAISTTLCAEVCLMGILVVFGLIYRRKLHHI
- a CDS encoding helix-turn-helix transcriptional regulator produces the protein MTTALLDSHQQHGTKTVGFIAQDNRKELGLYLRRRRESLDPSRLGILHSGRRRTPGLRREEVAMLADVSTTWYTWLEQGREVNASVATLSAIAKALQCSEVETAHVFTLSGLSRPAEYQRQCQKLSSVNQMILDQLNPMPAIVQNARFDILGFNHAYRVLMGVDLASLPDEHRNCMYLAFTNHEWQVRMDDKEGILSRIAGSFRAAMAKHMDDPRWQARLSMMQAASMEFNRYWEQYEILDVENHTKKFLIPDLGKMAFHQVNWWSAPQNGERLMVYVPDDEDTKDKLDRLVIG